CTGAGCATCCCCAGGGGCACCCCAATCACTAAGCTCAGGGTGGTGGCTAAGATCACCACCTTCAGGGCCGCTTGGGTGCCAAACAGGGTGCGGGAGAATACGTCATAGCCCTGGCGGGTGGTGCCAAACCAGTAGTCCCCAGACGGGGAGCTGTGGATGGGGTTCACCAGAAAGGCCAGGGGATCTTGGATCCACTCCCAGGACTGCAACAGGGGCGACAGCAGGGCAATCAACACAAACACCAGGGTAATGGCAGCGCCGATCCAGGTGAGCCAGCGGGATAGGTTGGGGGAACGATGGGGGGGTGCAACCATAGGACGGATCTGGGGCAAGACAGGAGGATGGGACAGGGAGTCGGAGCCTAGGAACAGGCTGCATCAGTCAGGGGAACCGGGGGCAGTGGGATGGTCCCTGGGCAGTCAAGGGACAGGGGTAAGGGCACCTTAAAAATTCCCAGTCTTGTCCCGGTGCCAACGGGAGAATCAGGGTTGTAGCGGGTGGCTGCGCCGCCGCCCCCCCTGAATCGAGGTGCCTGTCATTAATCACTAAAAAGTTATGGATCAATAAAATGGAACCATGGGGCTGGGATAGCATCTCAGGGTCAACGTTGACGCGATGGAGACCTGACCCACGACTGTTACTGTGCCACAACGGGGGACGGGGGAAATAGGCGATCGACACTGACGGGTTTGGGGTAGAGCCATGGGAGGGCGATCGCCCAGGACGATCCACCCTCAGGGATCCAAGGCTCAAGGCTTGATGTTTCCAGGATTTGGGGAGAATGGGGGGAGTCTGGAGTCGGAATCCTGGAGTTCCAGAGGTTGGGGGCTGGAGATGAAGCTTATTATTTTTTAACTATAGATATAGATCTATGATAATCATTGGATATTACAATGTATTGCTGGGGGGGTGATGACTTCCCATCCTCTGGTTTTTCGTCAATAATGGAGCTATGAATCCTACATAACTGCGTGGTTGTTCAGTTCCAATGGTTCCGTTGAGCGAAGGTTATTGGCCGTGGCCAGCACTGAAGTCCTCAACGTTGAACAAGAGAACTGAAAAACCACTAGGAAGGTCGGTCGTGGCGCAGGTCTCAAGGATTAACCAAGGTAGAAGTCCGACTTCTCGTTGGCTGAATCCCCTGGAGGCGAATCACAGCCTAAGGATTTTAACTAGATAGTGGGTCGCTTTTGTGAGAGAGCTGGCTCAGCTTATTGACTGAAATACAGTCGCTCTGTTGCAGGGCGGCGGTAGGTGAGGACGACTTGTTCACTGGGACTCATAAGGAGGGTATGGGTATGACGATGGAAAATCTGGCGGTGCTTGGTTTGATTGGCTTGGGCGTAATTTATGTTGTTCTGACCAGTCCGGTGCTGAAAAAGCGCTGGCTGAGTTAGAACCCTAAGGTCAAGCAAGATCTTCTCCCCTGGGGGGAGTTTCTCAATCTCTCAAGGCAGGATCTACAGGATCTAAAAGAAGAAGTCCAGGGCCGTGGAGGCGTTGGACTTTTTCGATCGGGCCACCCGATCGCAGCGGGCCGATGGTAGTCGATCGCCCTACTCGCTTGCTGCGATCGAGGCATGGATCCCCCGTTCGTAGTGCTCAATCGAATGTTAAAGTCCCTCTCCCGTTCTGGGAGAGGGATTTAGGGGGAGGGCAGCCAAAGCGGGATGTCCCCAACATCAGCCTTGCAGCAGTTTTGTCAGTAGTTTTGTCAGTAGTTTTGTCAGTCCAGCAGCCCCCCCCTAAGACCAACGCCGCTGGAACAGTCCAGGATGTGGCCTTAGGGTTCTAGGGGAGAAGCTAGTGAGCGCCTTTCGTCTGATAGGGAGTCGTCAGGGTTTGCAACTGTTGCACCAACAGACTGAGGAACAGCCCCACATCCGTCACCACCCCCACCGATTCCACCGAACCGCGATCGCTGAGCTTGGTCACCACCGCCGGGTTAATGTCCACACACACCAGCTTCACCCCCGCCGGAGTCATATTACCCACCCCGATCGAGTGCAGCATGGACGACAACATCAGGATCATGTCAGCCCCCTGGAGCAGGCGGCTGTAATCTTCCTGGGCTGCGATCAGGTCCATTTTGGTATCCGGCAGTGGCCCATCATCGCGGATGGAACCGGCTAGGGAAAACGGGACATGGTGATGCACGCATTCGTAGAAAATACCGCTTTGGATCACCCCAGCGTTGACGGTGTTGGCAATGTTGCCGTGGCTCCGCACCGTGTTGATGGCCCGCAGGTGGTGGCGATGACCGCCCCGCACACTCACCCCCTGTTTCATATCCACCCCCAGGGAGGTGCCCAGCATGGCTTGTTCGATGTCGTGGACAGCAATGGCATTGCCCCCCAACAGCGCCTGCACATAACCTTGGCGGATCAGTTCTGCCAGATGTTGGCTACCGCCGGTGTGGATGACCACGGGACCAGCCACCACCACCACTTTGCCGCCCCGATCGCGGATTTGCCGCAGATCCCAGGCGATGCGCTCCACCACCAATTCCACCTTGCGCTCACTGGAGACCCCAGATCCCATAAAGGTGAATTCTTCGGATTTGGCGCGATCGCGATCGGCCACCTTGCGCACGGTGCGAATGCCCGCGCTACCCACGGCCACGGAGTCCCCCACCGCCAAATCCCGGATTAATTTACAGTGAGCCACGGGACCCGTGGGGCTTTGGGTGACGGCGATCGTCCCATCCATGCGCTGACCCTGGAGGCGGATCCAGTCCCCCTTAACCCGGACTTCCGTGGGGTAAATGGTACTAACATAAAAGTCATCGGGGGCGACCCCGGTTTGTTGAACCGGCACCAGAATGGCATCGCTGAGATCTTCGGGGGGATCAATGGACCCCAAATCAATCAACTGCCCCATGATTTCGTTCATGATTTCCAAGGACGGAGCCGACACCCGGATTTCCGCCTTGGAGGTGCTTTGGCGCTGGGCACCCAAATCAAAGTTGAGCACCTGGAAGCTACCGCCCCCTTCGGTGATGACATCCAGTGCCCGGTTGATCAGGCCGGAATCCAGCAGGTGGCCCTGGAGATGGATCACCCGGTTCTGGACTCCCACCTGGGCATGGACATCTTCCCGCACGGGTTCCGTAATGCGCAGGGTCAGGCATTTAGCCGCACCGCCAGCCTTGAGGAACTCCGTCAGGGGAGTTTCCTGAACCTGGAAACCCACAGCGGCCAATCTCTCTTTGAGGTCATCGCTGGCCCGGTTCATGATCACGATCTGATCCAAGTTGACGGCGTTGCAGGCGAAGACATCGGCATCGGCATCCCCCACCACAATGCGCTTCTCGGCGGGTACCCGCATTTCGATCAAGCGATTGGAGTAGGCATCAAAGGCGGGGGGGTAATACAACAGGTAGCCCCCGGCCAGGGGACAGAAGCAGGTGTCCAGGTGATAGAAGCGCTGATCCACCAGATGCAGGGACAATACTTCAATGTCGAGCCACTCGGCCAGGTAGGCGTGGGAGTCCAGTTCCGATCGGAATCCATAGCCCGCCCAGAGCCAGCGACCTTCGCGATCGAGGAGGGCATCCCCGGCCCCTTCAAAGGGCAGATCCTTAGGCAATTCATGGACGGTAAAACCTTGGGCTTCAAACCAAGCCTTAAAATGGGGTTCTTCCCCTTGGCGCTCTTCGTGGTAAAACCGGCTGAGAACGACGGTATCCCCTAGCACTAAACCGGCATTGGCGGTAAAAACCATGTCTGGCCAGCCTTTTTGGGGTGACACCAGCTCAACGTCCACATGGTCTTTGATCACGGCGTGGAGTTGATGCCACTGTTCCTTGGCGCGATCGTGGGATGACTTGTGAACATTCCCTTCCATCCAAGGGTTGATAACATAGTCCACTTCGTAGTGATCGGGTGGACACATGAGAATCCGAATAGGTGTACCCATAGTAAAAACCTGGTGTGAAGTAAAAACCTGGCGTGAAATGCTGAACCGATACGATCGCCTAGCCATGCTGGAGCCTGGGGGCTTAGACGGGTTCAGGGTGAACCTTCCCTATGGGCTGTAGTCCCATCTGTAGTCCCATCTGGGGAGAGCTTACAGGTCTTTGTCCCCATGGGCCTAGTCAACAGAACTACCGATGGGTAACCTTGGGTGGTGTCGAGCGATCGCAATAATCGGCAATTTTTCATTGTACCCTGGGCTGCTGCCCCCAAGGGGTTCAGGGAGGGGTTGATGTCAGGGGGTGTGTATGTTGGCGTGTATGTTGGCGTGTATGTTGGCGCTGTTAGCTAGCCTGTGTGTTAACGCGATCGCAGCAGCAAGAGAACAGAAAAAAGCCCCCAGCCTGAGGCCAGAGGGCTTAGATCGTTAGCTAGTTAAGGAGGAGAGATGTCGTTACCCACACGGCTGGAGGAATGGGAAGGGCCACTACGGGGTTGAGGGCCGATCCATGGGCCAAGAGGTAATTATTCAGGGGGCTACAGCAGAATGAGAGTTTCAGGCTCTAGACAAAAGACCTTAGGCGATTTGAGAGGGTCTATTTCACTTTGGCAGATTCCCCGATTTTGGTAGGGGCAATCCCCCCGTGGTTGCCCCGGCTGTGGGTCCCCAAGAGGGTCGGCACGGGGGCACGACCCCTACCTGAGGTCGATTGTTCCAAGGTTAAATCCACCCCGTTGATCCGGCTCTGACCGGAGATCGTGGGGCTGAAACCCTACTCACTTTCCCCCTGAATAGTTACGGCCAAGAGGCAGTGTAAGTATTAACTAATATCTCAATGTGTTAAATAATGTAACATATTCTTTGAGTACAGCAATCCTAAATCAGTTGTCAGGATCTCGATGGCTGAAACCCTTTGGGTTGCGTGCGTCCGGAGGGCGCACGCCCCACGA
This region of Prochlorothrix hollandica PCC 9006 = CALU 1027 genomic DNA includes:
- the argZ gene encoding bifunctional arginine dihydrolase/ornithine cyclodeaminase → MGTPIRILMCPPDHYEVDYVINPWMEGNVHKSSHDRAKEQWHQLHAVIKDHVDVELVSPQKGWPDMVFTANAGLVLGDTVVLSRFYHEERQGEEPHFKAWFEAQGFTVHELPKDLPFEGAGDALLDREGRWLWAGYGFRSELDSHAYLAEWLDIEVLSLHLVDQRFYHLDTCFCPLAGGYLLYYPPAFDAYSNRLIEMRVPAEKRIVVGDADADVFACNAVNLDQIVIMNRASDDLKERLAAVGFQVQETPLTEFLKAGGAAKCLTLRITEPVREDVHAQVGVQNRVIHLQGHLLDSGLINRALDVITEGGGSFQVLNFDLGAQRQSTSKAEIRVSAPSLEIMNEIMGQLIDLGSIDPPEDLSDAILVPVQQTGVAPDDFYVSTIYPTEVRVKGDWIRLQGQRMDGTIAVTQSPTGPVAHCKLIRDLAVGDSVAVGSAGIRTVRKVADRDRAKSEEFTFMGSGVSSERKVELVVERIAWDLRQIRDRGGKVVVVAGPVVIHTGGSQHLAELIRQGYVQALLGGNAIAVHDIEQAMLGTSLGVDMKQGVSVRGGHRHHLRAINTVRSHGNIANTVNAGVIQSGIFYECVHHHVPFSLAGSIRDDGPLPDTKMDLIAAQEDYSRLLQGADMILMLSSMLHSIGVGNMTPAGVKLVCVDINPAVVTKLSDRGSVESVGVVTDVGLFLSLLVQQLQTLTTPYQTKGAH